tctttccaggctacatgatagctgtctattttacaagaataccacttcctttctagtcttcgcgctttctgcttgagggtcctgatatgtgaattataccagggggcacacctcctctgagttactattttctttttcaggggggcaacagaatcaagcgtgattgtcagtgaggttgctgcaccttcagcaatagagtcaacctcagcagggctaagattataatgactgatccctggggaaacgcacagtggtcctgggatcagcacagggatcacttccttaaactgagctacagcattatctgaaagacatctgctatagtaagactttgttctgagcatagaagaatccttaatcataaatgtaaaagtgatcaaagaatggtctgacaggactgggttttgagggaacactgacacatgttctacctcaacaccataagtcagaactagatctagggtgtggttaaagctatgagttggttggtttatctgttgaaggaaaccaactgactcaagcaatgaaatgaagccatttctaaagcagtcatttacaacgtcttcatggatattaaagtctccaataataatgactttatctattctgaggaccaagtcagataagaaatcagagaactcagacaggaactctgaatgtggcccagcagggggccgatatacaactacaaacaatgtggcttttctgtcctccgatgggtgatgccaagagtcaggctttcaaatgaactggatcTGTGTTTTGGTCCAGGATTAATCAACCCACTTTGGGTCTAATGAAATAGGCCAAGTTCCTAGAAATGAGAGATAATGTATACACTGACACATGCCGCCATGTATAATAATAAGCATCGATCCTACGTACACATAAGGATCACATGTGCAACCAGAATTCAGTTTATAAATATTAATcaacaataaaatatttataataattaaaaaaaatcaaatacaaCTTACTGTTAGTTTGCTATTGCTACagattttacttttttaaccAGGATTAGGAGTTAATCAGTGAGGGTTTTAAGCAGCCCTACTGGACTCCAGCCAGCTGGGGGCGCTGGAGCACCACGGCCGCGTTGAACGACGGAGCGTCGGCGACGCAGAGAGAAACAAGCGTGGAAACCGAAGCTGGTTCCTGCTTCTACTGTGGAAGGCACCCTGGCTAAGGTTCAAGTAACTACAAGTCACGCCGGAGAATAGATACACGCCGCTGGGAAATACCGCTCATTTAACGTGTCACGGCAAACTGCAACAATGTCTGCCTCATCGACGAAAGTCAGCAGGAAGGAGAATTCGAATCACGACGGAGCGGACGAGACCTCTGGTAATGTTTGGCAATGGCGGCTTTGCTACAAACGCCATTTTCATTCGTTTGCAACATGTTGTGATGCTCTAAGCGTTCCGATGGTATTATTGTGAAACAAATGTCCGTAATTGAAAAGCTAAGTTTGGCCGTGGGTTAGCCGGGGTTTATTTGTTGTTGTAGCCTGCAGAGCCTCACGCTGCTAACGCGCGCTAAAACTTGAGCTAGCGGAGCCGTTAGCCTGCGTCTGTGGGCTAGCATGCATTAGCTTCTAGTTGACTCCAAGTCGGCCGGTTTATGTCGATCATTCTTCTGTGAGATGGGACATGATGTCGATGCTGAGTCGACGAGTTGCCGTGCACGCTGTGTTGATCCAGCAAGGAAGGAGGGTTCTCGTTGTTAGCATATGtaacgtgtgtgggtgtgagagagagagagaaaggccGAGCACCGATAGCGTGAGCTCGGTGTTCGTGTTAATCGTATTAGGGCTCGAAAGCGTGAGCGCGATGTAAACGAGCATGCTTTTGTGGACCGAGGTGTTGTTGTGGCTGCGCGCGCACGCTTAGCATGCTAAGCGCTAATCTGGCTTTCAAACGCGGCcgccttcagcagcaacaggaagctcCGCGAGGTGCAGGGGCTCGAGCAGCGCGCGCACCTGCACGCACCCCAGCCAGGTGAGGAGGTCAAGAGCGTGAGCCTGCTGTGGCCAATAGTATTGGCAGTAAATGTGCGTGTTCGTCCACGTTAGGAGTGTGGGATCATCTTCCCTTCACTCCTCTGAGCGCCCTGTAGTAACCATGGTTACCGCCTGAGCAGCAACTCTGGATAGCTCTTTTTGACTGTTTGCTACTTTTTCAGCTGTCCTGTATTTCCTGTTGAAggtttcatttcttcttcttttctagAAAAGGAACAACAGGAAGCGATTGAGCACATTGATGAAGTCCAGAATGAGATTGACAGGTGAGTCTGAGTGGGACTGGTGCGGCCACGGGTGGTGCAGGTGTCCTCACCGCTCTTTGTCCTCCCTCTCCAGACTTAATGAACAGGCCAGTGAAgaaattttaaaagtagagcaGAAGTACAACAAACTACGTCAGCCCTTCTTCCAGAAGAGATCAGACCTCATAGCAAAGATCCCAAACTTCTGGGTCACAACGTTCGTCAACCATCCACAAGGTTTGTTATCCAGGTTGGACTcgtgtgtctctgctgctgcgtatGGAGCTCCGTGGAGACATTTTCCACAAATGTTAATGACGCTACGTCTGGTTTATTTATAAGCCTGTTTGTTTGTCCTGTAGTTTCGGCcctgctgggggaggaggacgaggaggctCTTCATTACTTGTCCAAAGTGGAGGTCACCGAGTTTGAAGACATCAAGTCTGGTTATAGAATAGAATTTGTGAGTATTTGACCCTTCAGGCCACGTGTCCCCACGCTGACTCACCTGTCCTCTCCTTTGTGTCCCCACGCTGACCCACCTGTCCTCTTCTCTCTAGTTTTTTGATGAGAACCCCTACTTTGACAACAAAGTCCTCTCCAAAGAGTTCAACGTGAACGAGAGTGGGAATCCTGTTTCCAAGTCCACTGAGATCAAATGGAGATCTGGGAAGGTGAGTTCCCAGCCGTCCTTGCTTTGTGTGTCCTCTTGTTTCCTGCTGTTCGAGGACAAAACCTTCAAATTGGGCGTGGCGTGGTTGTTCCCCACTCTTCACCTGACTTTTCCTCCCAAGGACCTGACGAAGCGTACGGGCCAGACGCCAAACAAGGCTGGCAAGAAGAGGCAGCACGAGGAGCCAGAGAGCTTCTTCACCTGGTTCACCGATCACTCGGACGCTGGTGCTGACGAGCTCGGGGAGGTCATCAAAGATGACATCTGGCCCAACCCGCTGCAGTATTACCTGGTACGTTtgggctccttcctgctcacaGATGTCATGAAGACTGAAGAAGGTGAACAGATGCTACGCTAGCTGACTGCGGCCAGGCTTAAATTGTGCCGCAGCAGACCTGAGCTGCACCCACAGGTCCACTCTGGGTGCTGGAACAGCTGAAACAGGGTACCAGCTCGGACTGAGGCTGCTCAAGGGCTCCGCTGGCTTCAAACTACCAAGCAGACGAATAATTACAGCGCAAAGATTCCAAGGGGGCGTGTCCTCTAATCAGCTGCTGTCTCCTCAAACGTGTCCAAGGTCCCCGatatggaggaggaggatgaaggtgaaggcgatgaggacgatgatgaagaggagggtctGGAGGACATCGatgagggagaagaagaggaaggtgaagatgatgatgaggatggagaggtgagTAGACGGAGAGGTCCACACGTCTGTTGCTCAATAAATGATGGGTGAACGGATGAAGCAGTGAGCGCTCTCGTTCTTTAGGATGATGGCGAAGAGGATTAAATATCAGTGCACGTCCCACCACTCGGAGTCTACGTGTGTGGTCAGCATGATGACTGAAGGCCAGCTCCAGGGACACGGCAGGTCTACGGTGGGGGGTCTAAACATGGCTAGCGTTCTGCACATCATCCTACACACCAGGACTGGTTGCTATGTGGATCTGATGGTTTTGTTGTGAGATCAATAAAATGGAGCCAACGGAATCATAGACACTTTTATATATACGTGTACATTTAAATATCCACTGATGGGGTTGTCGCTTATTTAAAATGTACCTTTTCCTTTGAGTTATTCTAGAAATTGAACTGATGGGAAGCACCAGCTCATTCCTCTCAACCGTTGTAAATGTTTTTGGGATAAATGTCCCTTCATGTTGGTAAGATGGTTGTACATGTGTGAGTGGGGGCGGGGCGGACCATTCTGGACTTTGATACCCGTCACAGCAACacaggtgtctgtgtgtatctctatacacacacacacacacacacacacctgagttcTGGAAACCACTGACAATAAATGAAGTGTACCGGTTGCTTTGTTACAATAAATAATTGTATACATGATGTTTGGAGTGGTGTCGCGATGGCCGCTGGCGTCCTGTTGCTCGTCATAAACGGAATTTATGCAGAAATGCTTGCAGGAACTGCTTGATGCCACCTTTGTGTAGTTTAGACTCGGTCAACCTCACCTGCAGATACAGGTGAACAGGCGGCTGTAGACGTGGTCTAGACCTCACACACCTGCTTACAAGTGACGGGAAGGAGGTGAGAAGGCAACTGCTGACCATGGGTCTAAGCCCTGGTGGCCTCGGCCAGTAGCAGTGTAGCTAAGATGATCCTAAAGGTTAGCTGCTCCTCTTCTTAACATTAGCTTAGCTAGCATAATGACTAGGCTTTCTCATTGAGGAAAGTTTTAATCTTcatcagcctcctgtacctggacagggagctggttccacagcagggggcctggtggCTAAAGGTTCTGCTACTGGAGTTCTGGAACCAGCAGTAAACCAGCACCCTGGTGTGGTCCTGTTTCTTCTGAGAGTAGAAGTCTGCAGTCTGACCTGTCTTCCTGTCCTGACACCAACCCTGTCTGGTCTGTTGTGACCAGCATTGATCTCTCATCTGACACCTCCAACCTGTGGGGTTCACCACTGCCACAACTCTGATCATCACACCTTCAGCTTCATACTCATCACTTTCCTGCCAAACATCTCCCAACGCCACCATGATAGAACAGCTTGTTTCTGCTCTCTTTGGGCTCATCATTTCTTCAGAGACCAGATGATGGGTAAATATGTTGTACTGACACCTctctgaccagcagggggcagcgagGCGGCCAGTAACCGGAAATAAGAAGAAGAGGTAACGGAAGCTGCGGCCGTTAGCTTCGCTGTACAAACGCATCCATCACCAGGCTAATAAACAACCCCGCACACAAGGAACCAGAAAGAGAAGCGGGTTGGTGGGTTCAAGGCCACATAACGCCTTGTTGATGCCAGTACTGGATGCTGGCATGTTGACAGACGAAGTCTTGGAGGCGGTGAGCGTGGAGTCCCGGTGGCGGAGCTCCCAACGGCCGACCCAGGAGACGGTGCGTCTGCTCACTCTGACCCGGTCCGTTTGTGCTCTGTTGCCCGGTTGCAGCCAAGCAGGGGAACCGAGATGATGTTATATCGAGAATCTGCACCCTACACACGAACTTGGATGGAAGCCAAACCTCTAATTCCACGTCCCACCACTGACTTAAACTGATGTGTGTCCTGGATGTCTGAAATTCTGAAAGTTTGCTCTTTATGCAAGTTACTCACTATTGTAAACACAATATCAGTGTGGCTATTTGCACACAGTTTTAAGCCGTTGCTGTTGTAGAAATATTATGAAACCAAATATTATGAATGTTGTCCTCTTTGAAActctggaggtgtgtgtgtgtgtgtgtgtgtgtgtgtgtgtgtgtgtgtgtgtgtgtgtgtgtgtgtgtgtgtgtgtgtgttttagaaaGCCTGCCAGACCGCAGCAGTCCACACGGCTGAGGCTGAGCTCCAGGCTCGGTCCACCACTGCCACTGGGTCTCAAACGGAACCACAGAACCAAATATCAGAGCAGTGCTTG
The sequence above is drawn from the Takifugu rubripes chromosome 6, fTakRub1.2, whole genome shotgun sequence genome and encodes:
- the LOC101077101 gene encoding protein SET-like, which encodes MSASSTKVSRKENSNHDGADETSEKEQQEAIEHIDEVQNEIDRLNEQASEEILKVEQKYNKLRQPFFQKRSDLIAKIPNFWVTTFVNHPQVSALLGEEDEEALHYLSKVEVTEFEDIKSGYRIEFFFDENPYFDNKVLSKEFNVNESGNPVSKSTEIKWRSGKDLTKRTGQTPNKAGKKRQHEEPESFFTWFTDHSDAGADELGEVIKDDIWPNPLQYYLVPDMEEEDEGEGDEDDDEEEGLEDIDEGEEEEGEDDDEDGEDDGEED